One genomic region from Moritella sp. F3 encodes:
- a CDS encoding DUF1294 domain-containing protein yields MLVWLGYSYVVLSLITLLVYGKDKWAAKRQAWRTPERTLHILALLGGWPGAMIAQRLFSHKKSKVSFKRIFWLTVAGNLLIVLGIFQIDPSYVVIS; encoded by the coding sequence ATGTTGGTATGGCTTGGTTACAGTTATGTGGTGTTGAGCCTCATCACGTTGCTGGTATATGGTAAAGATAAGTGGGCTGCTAAACGACAAGCATGGCGAACACCAGAGCGTACATTACATATATTGGCATTGTTAGGCGGTTGGCCTGGCGCGATGATCGCTCAAAGACTCTTTTCTCATAAAAAAAGTAAAGTTAGTTTCAAACGCATTTTTTGGTTAACGGTTGCTGGTAATTTACTCATTGTATTAGGCATTTTTCAAATTGACCCGAGTTATGTCGTTATTAGCTGA